A window of the Gemmatimonadota bacterium genome harbors these coding sequences:
- the ggt gene encoding gamma-glutamyltransferase has product MYSPRGTAATSHPLATGAALNILEAGGNAIDAAVAAAAVLNVVEPHMTGMGGDMFAILWHADERRLVGLDATGKSGSKIDVQQLIAEGAEGVPGNGARSVTVPGALSGWNALLESYGTTTVAEALQPAIRLADEGFPVSPIIAHDWAGSVDGLRGDTGAASAFLIDDEAPEAGQWFKNPDLARTFTRVAENGIETFYGGELGQQIVAGLDELGGFLTVEDLRRHDYRWVEPMSIDYKGYTLYELPPAGQGIAALQMLKMLEGYDLQAMGHNSANYLHTVIEAKKLAHADLARYIADPDHMEVQPESLLDVGYLAGRARLIDSTAAADRPDAGRLVTDSETIYLTVADQYGNVISFINSLYGHFGSLVVVPGTGLVLQNRGSGFTMEDGHPNQIAPNKRPFHTIIPAFATKDGAPWLSFGVMGGSMQPQGHVQVMLNMVEFGMDPQEAIDAARFRHLSGTTVAIENLDPEVAAALQALGHELCDPDGVAFGGGQAILKLAEGWAAGSDPRKDGMAAGH; this is encoded by the coding sequence GTGTACTCGCCGCGCGGGACCGCAGCCACCAGCCACCCGCTGGCGACAGGAGCCGCGCTCAATATCCTCGAGGCAGGCGGCAACGCGATCGACGCGGCGGTGGCCGCGGCTGCGGTGCTGAACGTGGTCGAGCCGCACATGACTGGGATGGGCGGCGACATGTTCGCGATCCTCTGGCATGCCGACGAACGCCGCCTCGTCGGGCTCGACGCAACCGGCAAGTCGGGCTCGAAGATCGACGTCCAGCAACTGATCGCTGAGGGCGCGGAGGGTGTACCCGGCAACGGCGCGCGCTCGGTGACGGTGCCCGGCGCGCTCTCCGGTTGGAACGCGCTCCTCGAGAGCTACGGCACCACGACGGTCGCGGAAGCGCTTCAGCCCGCGATACGCCTTGCGGACGAAGGCTTCCCTGTCAGCCCGATCATCGCGCACGACTGGGCGGGCTCGGTTGACGGGCTACGCGGAGACACCGGTGCCGCATCCGCTTTTCTGATCGACGATGAAGCGCCCGAGGCCGGACAGTGGTTCAAGAACCCCGACCTCGCACGCACGTTCACGCGCGTCGCAGAGAACGGCATCGAGACCTTCTACGGTGGTGAGCTCGGACAACAGATTGTCGCCGGCCTGGACGAGCTCGGCGGGTTCCTCACCGTCGAGGACCTGCGCCGCCACGACTACCGCTGGGTCGAGCCGATGAGCATCGACTACAAGGGGTATACGCTGTACGAGCTGCCGCCCGCCGGTCAGGGCATCGCCGCGCTCCAGATGTTGAAGATGCTGGAGGGGTACGACCTGCAGGCGATGGGCCACAACTCCGCCAACTACCTGCACACAGTGATCGAGGCGAAGAAGCTCGCTCACGCCGATCTCGCCCGCTACATCGCCGACCCCGACCACATGGAAGTGCAGCCCGAGTCGCTGCTCGACGTCGGTTACCTTGCGGGTCGAGCACGTCTTATCGACTCCACGGCCGCGGCAGACCGTCCGGACGCTGGTCGTCTCGTTACGGATTCCGAGACGATCTACCTGACCGTGGCGGACCAGTACGGCAACGTGATCTCGTTCATCAACTCGCTGTACGGACACTTCGGCTCGCTAGTCGTCGTGCCGGGTACTGGACTCGTCCTACAGAACCGCGGATCGGGCTTCACGATGGAGGACGGTCATCCCAACCAGATCGCGCCGAACAAGCGACCCTTCCACACGATCATCCCGGCGTTCGCGACCAAGGACGGCGCACCCTGGCTCTCCTTCGGTGTCATGGGTGGTTCCATGCAGCCCCAGGGCCACGTTCAGGTCATGCTCAACATGGTCGAGTTCGGCATGGACCCCCAGGAAGCGATCGATGCCGCGCGTTTCCGTCACCTCAGCGGCACCACGGTCGCGATCGAGAACCTCGACCCCGAGGTCGCGGCAGCCCTCCAAGCGCTCGGCCACGAACTATGCGATCCTGACGGTGTCGCGTTCGGCGGTGGCCAAGCGATCCTCAAGCTCGCCGAGGGATGGGCGGCCGGTTCGGACCCGAGAAAAGATGGGATGGCCGCGGGGCACTAG
- a CDS encoding nuclear transport factor 2 family protein: MIRATFLALAVLLGTLSCGAPSADPSGSSEAELTIQLLTTAIATADTAVILELFWPEATYDDFAGQQTYQGIQEIVAYLTAVHEWGDDVYMNLGRVHTSSTGAIGEWIFSAIQSRPIGDRFPVASGNEVVLNGVTIIEMEGGRIIRAADYVDGVPLILQLGGRIELPGGGVWEQEEDGR; the protein is encoded by the coding sequence ATGATCAGAGCCACATTCTTAGCGCTCGCGGTGCTACTCGGGACGCTGTCCTGTGGCGCGCCGAGTGCCGACCCGTCCGGATCGTCAGAAGCCGAGCTCACGATTCAGTTGCTGACCACCGCGATCGCGACCGCAGACACCGCGGTGATTCTCGAGCTCTTCTGGCCCGAGGCCACCTATGACGACTTCGCCGGCCAGCAGACGTACCAGGGCATTCAAGAGATCGTCGCGTACCTGACCGCCGTGCACGAGTGGGGCGACGACGTCTACATGAACCTCGGTCGCGTTCACACGAGCTCGACCGGGGCCATCGGCGAATGGATCTTCTCCGCAATCCAGAGCCGCCCCATCGGAGATCGTTTCCCGGTCGCCTCGGGCAATGAGGTGGTGCTCAACGGCGTGACCATTATCGAGATGGAGGGAGGCCGAATCATCCGGGCCGCGGACTACGTGGACGGCGTCCCGCTGATCCTCCAGTTGGGTGGTCGCATCGAGCTCCCGGGAGGTGGAGTCTGGGAGCAGGAAGAAGATGGCCGCTGA
- a CDS encoding DUF1800 domain-containing protein, which produces MDTTIRALTRFGLGARIGEPESVGDGRQWLRAQLERPQPTLAGAELAEIASVIRKLREAQRAQDREQLMAMQRRVREIQRGEMSTMLSARVTSDTPYVERLVAFWSNHLCVSVMASRQVAALAGHYERTAIRPHVLGNFADMVMASAQHPAMLFYLDNVQSIGPESGAGRRSARGRRARGLNENYARELLELHTVGVGGGYSQQDVEQLARILTGWTTTGAGPGSRSDEPLGFIFRPFVHEPGAKTVLGKRYQPGGIREGEQAIRDLCAHPSTASFVAGKLVQHFVADAPPPRAVDEIAGVFRDTGGDLGAVSLALIDLEEAWSPKSKKFRTPQDWLVAVFRAFRAQEAPEPMGQLLRQLRHAPWAPAAPKGYGDMEREWADPDSLMNRAELARSLARRWGRRGLDPSRLLEVVDVPPGDPLRTLLADRDIPVPERLALAVGGPAFQWR; this is translated from the coding sequence GTGGATACGACCATCAGAGCACTTACGCGCTTCGGGCTCGGCGCCCGGATCGGGGAGCCTGAGAGCGTCGGGGACGGTAGACAGTGGCTTCGCGCCCAGCTGGAGCGGCCCCAACCCACGCTCGCGGGTGCGGAACTGGCCGAGATCGCCTCGGTGATCCGGAAGCTGCGGGAGGCGCAGCGCGCGCAGGACCGCGAACAGCTCATGGCAATGCAGCGGCGGGTCCGTGAGATCCAGAGAGGTGAGATGAGCACGATGCTGTCCGCCCGCGTCACCTCGGACACGCCGTATGTCGAGCGCCTGGTTGCGTTCTGGTCGAACCACCTGTGTGTTTCGGTGATGGCCTCGCGGCAGGTCGCCGCGCTCGCGGGGCACTACGAGCGAACTGCCATCCGGCCGCACGTGCTCGGCAACTTCGCCGACATGGTGATGGCGTCGGCGCAGCACCCGGCGATGCTCTTCTATCTCGACAACGTACAATCGATCGGACCGGAGTCCGGTGCGGGCCGACGAAGCGCGCGCGGTAGACGGGCCCGTGGGCTCAACGAGAACTACGCCCGCGAACTGCTGGAGCTGCACACCGTGGGGGTCGGAGGTGGATACAGTCAGCAGGACGTGGAACAGCTCGCGCGTATCCTGACTGGCTGGACCACGACCGGCGCCGGACCGGGGTCCCGAAGCGACGAGCCGCTCGGCTTCATCTTTCGGCCGTTCGTACACGAGCCAGGGGCGAAGACGGTACTGGGCAAGCGCTATCAGCCGGGCGGAATCCGTGAAGGCGAGCAGGCGATCCGTGATCTGTGTGCCCACCCGTCCACGGCGAGCTTCGTGGCGGGAAAGCTCGTCCAGCACTTCGTGGCGGACGCGCCGCCGCCCCGTGCCGTGGACGAGATCGCGGGGGTCTTCCGCGACACCGGCGGCGACCTGGGAGCGGTATCCCTCGCGCTCATAGACCTCGAGGAGGCGTGGAGCCCGAAGTCGAAGAAGTTCAGGACGCCCCAGGACTGGCTCGTGGCGGTCTTCCGGGCGTTCCGCGCGCAGGAAGCCCCTGAGCCGATGGGGCAGCTGCTACGCCAGCTCAGACACGCGCCCTGGGCTCCAGCCGCTCCGAAGGGATACGGCGATATGGAGCGTGAGTGGGCGGATCCCGACTCCCTCATGAACAGGGCCGAACTCGCGCGCAGTCTGGCGCGCCGTTGGGGCAGACGCGGGCTCGACCCGAGCCGACTGCTCGAGGTGGTCGACGTGCCTCCGGGCGACCCGCTCAGGACGTTGCTGGCGGATCGTGACATTCCGGTGCCTGAGCGCCTCGCGCTCGCCGTAGGCGGCCCAGCTTTCCAATGGAGGTGA
- a CDS encoding DUF1501 domain-containing protein, producing the protein MDRKTFIRGMCYGGIATFTLPMVRFAQVPGRGKMVFVLLRGGFDGLAALVPIGDPDYANVRGHMAFGPSDLVKIGDEFGLAPGLAPLRALWDDQELVALHAMAIPYRTRSHFDGQAILETGLDRPDGASDGWLNRLLQIMDGERSGIAVAAGMPRSLSGEHQVTSWSPAELGAVDDAYVERLSLLYRSDPDLHERFEAALQMKDLAPDMGGTPGRGPRGQMAPIMSAAAKFLREPGGPNVAALEFSGWDTHANQGLIGGRLDRLLGELARGVLTFREEMGDEWANTTVVIMTEFGRTARPNGTRGTDHGTAGAGFVIGPNVARSAVISDWPGLAERSLFESRDLRPTLDTRSVLKGVIAGVFDLTASQADRVFPGSESTRGLYELMG; encoded by the coding sequence ATGGATCGCAAGACGTTCATTCGGGGGATGTGCTACGGGGGCATCGCGACCTTCACGCTTCCCATGGTCCGCTTCGCTCAGGTGCCTGGGCGGGGCAAGATGGTGTTCGTCCTGCTGCGGGGCGGCTTCGATGGTCTCGCCGCGCTGGTCCCGATCGGGGACCCCGACTACGCAAACGTCCGAGGCCATATGGCGTTCGGCCCCTCCGACCTCGTCAAGATCGGCGACGAGTTCGGGCTCGCCCCCGGCCTCGCGCCGTTGCGGGCGCTGTGGGACGACCAGGAGCTCGTGGCGTTGCACGCGATGGCGATCCCCTATCGTACTCGGTCCCACTTCGATGGCCAGGCGATTCTGGAGACGGGGCTCGACCGTCCTGACGGTGCATCGGACGGCTGGCTGAACCGACTACTACAGATCATGGACGGAGAGCGTTCGGGCATAGCGGTAGCGGCCGGCATGCCGCGCTCGCTCTCGGGGGAGCACCAGGTGACCTCATGGTCACCCGCAGAGTTGGGCGCCGTGGACGATGCCTACGTCGAGAGGCTGAGTCTGTTGTACCGATCGGATCCCGACCTGCACGAGCGATTCGAGGCCGCGCTACAGATGAAGGACTTGGCACCCGACATGGGGGGGACGCCTGGCCGCGGCCCACGCGGACAAATGGCGCCGATCATGAGCGCCGCCGCGAAGTTCTTGCGCGAACCCGGAGGCCCGAACGTCGCGGCGCTCGAGTTCAGCGGCTGGGACACGCACGCCAATCAGGGTCTGATCGGGGGTCGGCTCGACCGATTGCTCGGCGAATTGGCGCGTGGAGTCCTGACCTTCCGCGAAGAGATGGGCGACGAGTGGGCCAACACCACGGTGGTCATCATGACGGAGTTCGGGCGCACCGCCCGACCGAACGGGACGCGGGGTACCGACCATGGGACCGCAGGCGCGGGCTTCGTGATCGGGCCGAACGTCGCCAGGAGCGCAGTGATCTCCGACTGGCCGGGCCTCGCGGAGCGTTCGCTCTTCGAGAGCCGTGACCTGCGCCCGACCCTCGACACCCGCTCGGTGCTCAAGGGTGTGATCGCGGGGGTTTTCGATCTCACCGCGTCCCAAGCGGATCGGGTGTTCCCGGGCTCCGAGAGCACGCGCGGACTGTACGAGCTGATGGGTTAG
- the selD gene encoding selenide, water dikinase SelD, with product MSELTQVLRHVLPVEDPNVLVGHTTGDDAAVYRLADDRALVVTADFFTPIVDDPYDFGRIAAANALSDIYAMGATPLFALNLVGFPRELLGDGILDEILRGGSDLTRSVGIPTLGGHSIDDAEPKYGLVAVGEVHPDHMVTNAGAKPGDVLVLTKPLGSGVIATAIKQGAAPDDVITRAVEVMVTLNAGAAEAMRNADVIAGTDVTGFGLLGHLHNMLRASGVAATLRSADVPIISGARELVEAGHVPGGTTRNLEDLADSVSFADSVDDFTRTLLGDAQTSGGLLMCVSPDAVEPLLLDLVDGRSPVAAVIGEVVEGVEGVEGGAGRIRVE from the coding sequence ATGTCCGAACTGACGCAGGTTCTGCGTCACGTCCTGCCGGTGGAAGATCCGAACGTGCTCGTCGGGCATACGACGGGCGACGATGCTGCCGTGTACCGTCTAGCCGACGACCGTGCCCTGGTCGTGACGGCCGACTTTTTCACGCCCATCGTCGACGACCCATATGACTTCGGACGCATCGCCGCGGCCAACGCCTTGTCGGACATTTACGCCATGGGCGCGACGCCGCTCTTCGCGCTGAACCTGGTCGGCTTTCCAAGGGAGCTCCTCGGGGACGGCATTCTCGACGAGATCCTCCGCGGGGGAAGTGACCTGACCCGATCAGTCGGGATTCCCACTCTGGGCGGCCACTCGATCGACGACGCCGAGCCGAAGTACGGCCTAGTGGCGGTCGGTGAAGTGCATCCGGACCACATGGTCACGAATGCCGGGGCCAAGCCGGGTGACGTCCTTGTTCTCACCAAGCCTCTGGGCTCCGGGGTGATCGCTACGGCGATCAAACAGGGCGCGGCGCCGGACGATGTGATCACAAGAGCCGTCGAGGTCATGGTGACCCTCAACGCGGGCGCCGCGGAGGCCATGCGAAACGCCGATGTCATCGCCGGAACCGACGTGACCGGATTCGGTCTTCTCGGTCATCTGCACAACATGCTGCGAGCGTCGGGAGTCGCGGCCACCCTGCGCTCGGCCGACGTCCCCATCATTTCGGGGGCGCGGGAGTTGGTCGAAGCCGGACACGTGCCCGGAGGCACCACGCGCAACCTGGAAGACCTGGCGGATAGCGTATCGTTCGCCGACTCCGTCGACGACTTCACCCGCACGCTCCTCGGCGACGCGCAGACCTCCGGCGGGTTGCTGATGTGCGTGTCCCCCGATGCCGTCGAGCCGCTGCTGCTCGACCTGGTGGATGGGCGGAGCCCTGTGGCAGCCGTGATCGGCGAGGTCGTGGAGGGTGTGGAGGGTGTGGAGGGCGGCGCGGGGCGGATCAGGGTCGAGTAG
- a CDS encoding MBL fold metallo-hydrolase has translation MSDKLNGVTWFRGSSVRIRRTGLEIHVDPIHVSDDSTADIVLLTHPHYDNFSEDDIARVRTPETLIIAPVTMKKQLGDADHFMRPGDMLQLEGFDVLAVPAHNVEKKFHTPADGWLGYVFSVGDTTFYHAGDTDFLPSMFGIRCDVAFLPCGGHYTMGVDDAARAAEACGAETIIPIHWGEPHGERRDVERLNDLFSGEVIILDRVG, from the coding sequence ATGAGCGACAAGCTCAACGGCGTTACCTGGTTCCGTGGCTCTTCCGTGCGAATACGACGGACGGGCCTGGAGATCCACGTGGATCCGATCCACGTGTCCGACGATTCCACGGCGGACATCGTCCTGCTTACGCATCCCCACTACGACAACTTCTCGGAGGACGACATCGCGAGGGTGCGCACTCCTGAGACGTTGATCATCGCCCCCGTGACGATGAAGAAGCAGCTCGGTGACGCCGACCATTTCATGCGACCGGGCGACATGCTTCAGCTCGAAGGCTTCGACGTGCTCGCGGTGCCGGCCCACAACGTGGAGAAGAAGTTCCACACTCCCGCCGACGGCTGGCTCGGCTACGTTTTCAGCGTCGGAGACACCACGTTCTACCACGCCGGGGACACCGACTTCCTTCCCTCGATGTTCGGGATCCGATGCGACGTCGCTTTCCTACCGTGCGGCGGCCACTACACGATGGGCGTAGACGACGCCGCTCGAGCAGCGGAGGCGTGCGGAGCCGAAACGATCATCCCGATTCATTGGGGCGAGCCGCACGGAGAGCGACGGGACGTCGAACGCCTCAACGATCTCTTCTCCGGCGAGGTCATAATCCTGGACAGAGTGGGCTGA
- the lon gene encoding endopeptidase La, which translates to MGERFTLPVLPLRDTVVYPGVAVPISAGRPGTVEAVQAALDGDRRMFAVAQRENVDDPRPEFLYNIGTVVRIIQTHRVRGGVQLLVQGEARAQALTYHDEGQAMLQAVLLEMVHQEPQNPDDPAFQALDRELRDRAAELGTRRGVPAEALNQLIQGVDEPGPFADLVAFYLELETPSKQELLETLDDEARMRACLLAVERELARIDAQEDIQAKVQSELGERQREMLLREQLKAIQKELGDGEERDDVEEMRERIEELELSEEQRSEVDRELRRLERTSPQSAEYQVIRTFLEWVTELPWSERTEEKINLARATKILEEDHHGLDDVKDRILEFLAVRKLKMDRSNGVGSEEADADAEASGSSSANGKDDVESDDVDDTLTGRGPILLFVGPPGVGKTSIARSIARALGRKYVRISLGGARDEADVRGHRRTYVGAMPGRIIQGMRQAKTKNPVFLLDEVDKLGVSFQGDPSSALLEVLDPAQNSSFVDHYLGIPFDLSEVLFIATANYLDRIPGPLLDRMERVDFAGYTELEKLQIAKRYLLPRQRKENSLTEDELQMEDDAVLSVVQSYTRESGVRQLERELGRFARKIARRIAGGKLEKIGATKDDVRELLGRPRVHPERIADEDTVGVATGMFYTPMGGDIMFVEASVMPGEGNGGLILTGQLGDVMKESGRAALSFAKAHWKQLGIAEDSLRGRDVHIHVPAGAIPKDGPSAGITMATALVSAVSGRKVRRGVSMTGELTLTGRVLPIGGLKEKVLGAVRAGVTEVILPIDNEADLEDIPDEVRERTTFHLAETLDDVISTALVGGKSTAKTIAPTPSGTKKATRKKKAGPKKKAGSAKKAASRKRAKKDSLAS; encoded by the coding sequence ATGGGCGAGCGATTTACGCTTCCGGTCCTACCACTCCGGGACACAGTCGTATATCCGGGGGTCGCTGTACCCATCTCAGCCGGGAGACCCGGAACCGTCGAGGCCGTCCAGGCAGCCCTGGACGGTGATCGTCGCATGTTCGCCGTTGCCCAGAGAGAAAACGTAGACGATCCCCGTCCTGAGTTCCTGTACAACATCGGAACCGTAGTACGCATCATTCAGACGCACCGGGTGCGTGGGGGCGTCCAGCTTCTGGTACAGGGGGAGGCCCGTGCACAGGCGCTGACGTACCACGATGAGGGGCAGGCGATGTTGCAGGCGGTGCTTCTCGAGATGGTGCACCAAGAGCCGCAGAACCCCGACGATCCCGCCTTCCAGGCACTCGACCGCGAATTGAGGGATCGCGCAGCCGAACTCGGTACTCGACGCGGGGTGCCCGCGGAGGCGCTGAACCAACTCATCCAGGGCGTGGATGAGCCCGGGCCGTTCGCCGACCTCGTCGCGTTCTACCTGGAGCTGGAGACGCCGAGCAAACAGGAGCTTCTGGAGACGCTCGACGACGAGGCTCGCATGCGTGCTTGTCTTCTTGCCGTGGAGCGCGAACTCGCGCGCATAGACGCTCAGGAGGACATCCAGGCGAAGGTGCAGTCGGAGCTGGGCGAACGTCAGCGCGAAATGCTCTTGAGAGAGCAGCTCAAGGCGATCCAAAAAGAGCTCGGCGATGGGGAGGAACGTGACGACGTCGAAGAGATGCGTGAACGCATCGAGGAGCTCGAGTTGAGTGAGGAGCAGCGCTCCGAAGTCGATCGCGAGCTGAGGCGTCTGGAGCGTACGAGCCCGCAGTCCGCGGAGTATCAGGTGATCCGCACCTTCCTGGAGTGGGTGACCGAACTGCCGTGGAGCGAGCGGACCGAAGAGAAGATCAACCTCGCTCGGGCGACGAAGATTCTCGAGGAGGATCACCACGGTCTCGACGACGTGAAGGACCGCATCCTCGAGTTCCTCGCCGTACGCAAGCTCAAGATGGACCGGTCCAACGGAGTTGGTTCCGAGGAGGCTGACGCGGACGCCGAGGCGAGTGGCTCGTCGAGCGCGAACGGAAAGGACGATGTCGAGTCGGACGACGTCGACGACACGCTGACGGGTCGTGGGCCCATTCTACTCTTCGTCGGACCGCCCGGCGTGGGCAAGACATCGATCGCGCGGTCGATCGCACGTGCGCTCGGCCGGAAGTACGTGCGGATCTCGCTGGGTGGCGCGCGCGACGAGGCGGACGTGCGCGGGCACCGGCGCACGTACGTCGGTGCCATGCCGGGCCGCATCATCCAGGGCATGAGACAGGCCAAGACCAAGAACCCGGTCTTCTTGCTCGACGAGGTCGACAAGCTCGGGGTGTCGTTCCAGGGCGACCCGAGCTCCGCCCTCCTGGAGGTGCTCGATCCGGCTCAGAACTCGTCGTTCGTCGATCACTACCTCGGCATCCCGTTCGACCTCTCCGAGGTGCTCTTCATCGCGACGGCGAACTACCTGGACCGGATTCCTGGTCCGCTGCTTGATCGCATGGAACGTGTCGACTTCGCCGGCTACACCGAGCTCGAGAAGCTCCAGATCGCGAAACGCTATCTGCTGCCGCGTCAGCGAAAGGAGAACAGCCTCACCGAGGACGAGCTGCAGATGGAGGACGACGCGGTTCTCAGCGTGGTGCAGAGCTACACGCGCGAGTCCGGTGTGCGGCAGCTCGAGCGGGAGCTCGGCAGATTCGCACGCAAGATCGCGCGCCGGATCGCTGGCGGTAAGCTCGAGAAGATCGGAGCGACCAAGGATGATGTTCGGGAGCTACTCGGCCGGCCCCGGGTCCACCCGGAGCGCATCGCCGACGAGGACACCGTGGGTGTCGCGACGGGCATGTTCTACACACCCATGGGTGGTGACATCATGTTCGTCGAGGCGAGTGTCATGCCCGGTGAGGGCAACGGTGGTCTCATCCTCACCGGCCAGCTCGGCGATGTGATGAAGGAGTCGGGTCGCGCGGCACTCTCCTTCGCGAAAGCGCACTGGAAGCAGCTCGGGATCGCGGAGGACTCGCTGCGGGGCCGTGACGTGCACATCCACGTTCCGGCCGGAGCGATCCCCAAGGACGGTCCGTCGGCGGGTATAACGATGGCGACGGCGCTCGTTTCGGCCGTGTCGGGCCGAAAGGTCCGACGCGGCGTGTCGATGACGGGAGAGCTAACGCTCACCGGACGGGTGCTCCCGATCGGCGGCCTGAAGGAGAAGGTGCTCGGTGCCGTGCGTGCGGGCGTCACCGAAGTCATCCTCCCGATCGACAACGAGGCGGACCTCGAGGACATCCCCGACGAGGTGCGCGAGAGGACGACGTTCCATCTGGCTGAGACGCTCGATGACGTGATCTCCACCGCCCTCGTCGGCGGCAAGAGCACCGCGAAGACGATTGCGCCGACGCCATCCGGGACGAAAAAGGCGACTCGGAAGAAGAAGGCGGGCCCGAAGAAGAAGGCGGGCTCGGCGAAGAAGGCCGCCTCTAGAAAGAGGGCCAAGAAGGACAGCCTCGCTAGCTGA
- a CDS encoding FkbM family methyltransferase: MPPRWAGERASLLLRRVARAALDTPLDTEVWGLRLRLFPSGNLAEARILFMPQQWDWQERELLALRAKAGFVFVDVGANVGGYSLWMHSVLGSDVTVVAIEPDPQLVAGLEANLSWNACENVRVVRAAVGVSESEGTLFVRAGNLGESSLERPDVPDSAIVRTETVAVRPLAAVLQAEGLTCVDALKIDIEGMELPVMEAFFGEAPDGLWPTLIITEFKETARHRDLRELLERNGYGALLKTKLNLVMERRPRGPTRP, translated from the coding sequence ATGCCGCCCAGATGGGCTGGCGAGCGGGCTTCCCTGCTGCTACGCCGGGTGGCCCGTGCTGCCCTGGACACTCCGCTGGACACGGAGGTGTGGGGTCTGAGGCTGCGGCTATTCCCGTCGGGCAACCTCGCGGAGGCTCGGATCCTGTTCATGCCGCAGCAGTGGGACTGGCAGGAGCGGGAGCTGTTGGCGCTTCGCGCGAAGGCCGGCTTCGTGTTCGTCGACGTCGGCGCCAATGTCGGGGGATACTCGTTGTGGATGCACAGCGTCCTGGGTAGCGATGTCACGGTCGTCGCGATCGAGCCGGACCCCCAGCTCGTTGCCGGGCTCGAAGCAAACCTGTCCTGGAACGCGTGCGAGAATGTGCGCGTCGTTCGTGCGGCTGTCGGCGTGTCGGAGAGTGAGGGCACGCTGTTCGTGCGCGCCGGAAACCTGGGCGAGAGCAGCCTCGAACGGCCAGACGTGCCTGACTCGGCCATCGTTCGAACGGAGACCGTCGCTGTGCGACCTCTCGCGGCGGTGCTCCAGGCCGAGGGCCTCACCTGTGTCGACGCCCTCAAGATCGACATCGAAGGCATGGAGCTTCCGGTGATGGAGGCATTCTTCGGTGAAGCGCCTGATGGGCTCTGGCCGACGCTCATCATCACCGAGTTCAAGGAGACGGCGCGGCACCGGGATCTGCGCGAACTGCTCGAGCGGAACGGTTACGGAGCGCTGCTCAAGACGAAGTTGAATCTGGTGATGGAACGGCGGCCGAGGGGGCCTACTCGACCCTGA